The Prosthecodimorpha staleyi nucleotide sequence GCGCAATGACATCAAGCATGAGCATCCATCAGTAAGGCCTCGGGACCGCGCAGACCGCTTCCTCTGGCACTCCTGCGATCTCGAAGAAACGCAGGAGTGCCAGAGGCTTTCAGTCCCGGCATTGAATGCCGAGACATTGGCGTTCCTGTTCGAGCTCAGTTTTTCGGCGCGAGATAGGACGTGTCCCACTTCAGCTTGTGATTTTGCTCCGCAAACCAGGGGTCCAGTTTGACGTTCCATTTCTTGGCGAGATCGATCAAAGTACCTTCGGCCTGCCAGCGATAGGCCATCCCGGTCATGAAGACGCCCCAGCCCTTGTTCTGCTCCTCAAGCGGAACGGCGGCAGCCCAGGGGTTGGTGTAGAGGGTGCGCACGGGCATTTCATAATCGGCCCACTCCGGCAGCTCGAGGTCGGCCATGATGCTCACGTCGTCATACAGCCATGCGACGCACTTCCCGCTCCGCAGCGCTTCCTTGCCTTCAGTATTGCCCGCGTAAGCCGTGAGCTTGGTCTTGAGTTGGGTCTCCGCCATCTTGTTGTAGGCGTTGCCCTGCTTGCCGCACACGGGCTTGTCCGCAATGTCCTTCCAATCCTTGATCACGCCCTTCTTGGCCAGAAGAGTCGGACCAGACGTCCAATAGGAAGGCTCGATGATGCCGATGACTTTCCGCCGATCAGCGGTGTCGTACATGCCGCCGATGATCAGGTCGATCTTGCCCTGCTGCAGCATCTGAATGCGGTTCGCGGAGGTGATGACGACGGGTTCGAACTTCACGCCGAGCGCCTCGGCGACGCTCTTGGCGAGATCCACCTCAATACCCTGAAGCGAACCGTCCGTTGCCGGGAAGGACCAGGGCTTGAAGGCGCCCTGGACGCCAACCCTGACAGAGCCGCGGTCGAGGATTTCCTTGAGACGCCCGTCTGCCGCCTGCGACGCGCTGCTCGCCAGGACCGCACAGGCGCTCACGACGGAGACCATCAACGCGCCAAGCACCGTTGATTTCATGAATGATGGCATGTCTCACTCCCCTTTATGAAGACTGGATGATCGTTCTGGCTTTCCTCAAGCCGCGTCTCCTCGCGGAAAACAGGTCTTCTGATGCTCAAGGAAAGCGTCGACTTCCGCGTGGACCTGTTCAGCGCTCCAGCCGAGAAGGTCCGCTACTGATAAAGCTGCATGCGTAACGAGATCGCGCTCGACATGGTGCCCCCAGGCGCGCCCGGTCCGCGTGTAGAGTATGCCGCGCAAGTCTCGGGCATGCTCCTCGCTGACCGCCTTGCGATAAGCCTCACGTCTGTCAGACCCGGAACCCGACATCGCGGAGGGGGGCTTGGTGTTTTGGTTGGCGACGGCGAGCGCCGATTGCGGAAGCGGTAGTATCTTGGCGACCGCGTCACGCAGTTCACGGGCGGCGCTCAAGTGGCTCTGCACCGGTCCCGCAGTCAAGGCGAGCACTCTCGGCAGGCCGCGGTCGGTCAGATCGTGAATTTCACGCGTGCGACGGCCCATCGGTTGGTCGGGATCGAAGGTCAGGGGGCGTACGCCCGCCCAGGTGAACGCGATGTCCTTGCGCTGGAGCGACAAGCCCGGGAGCAGATGATTGGCTTCACCGAGCAGGAAGTCGATGTCATCGCCGTTGGTGCGAGTCGTGTCGGCATCATCGTCGAAGGGGGTCTCGGTCGGTCCGAAACAGAACCAATCGTTCTCAAGGGGCAGGCAGTAGAACGGCAAGCCGCCGCGATGAAGCGTGGCAATACCGAAGCTCCTGTAGCGCTCCGGCAGGCGCACGACGATATGGGCGCCCTTCGTGCCTCTGACGAGAGGACGATTGGAGGCGCGTCCTGCGGGCAGGATACCATCGATCCATGTGCCCGCCAGATTCAGGACGACTTTGGCACCAATCGCTTGCCTGCACCCCGATTGGTCACAAAGATCGACGACCCAGTCTCCGTTCGCGCTGCGCTCGCGAAGCGTGGCCATCGTGAAGAGCCGCAATTCGGCGCCGTTGCGCTCCGCTTCGAGCGCATTGTCGACGCAGATCCGGTCAGGCGAGTCGATCATGTATTCGCGGTATGTCGCGATTGAGCTCAATTCCCCCCGATCACGCAGGTCGGCGGCGAAGGGCAGCGTCTGATCGATGCCGTCTCGAATGCGGCGATAGTCCAGCGGCGGACCTGAGGGTGCCAGGCGCTTGAGAAGTGCGAAGCCAATATCGAGGTGCCATCCGCGAATGTCGTCGTTGGCGTAGAGCGGAAAGCACATCGTGAAAGGCTTGCAGCGCTCGGGGCGTAGGTGCGCCAGTTCCTCGCGCGATTCCATCGCCGCCTTCGCCATCTTCAGGGCGCCCAGAAAGCGCCCGGGCGAGCGTGCAAAGGTCCGTACGGGATGACGGGTTTCGAAGTATCGCAGTCCACAATGCAGGATCCGCGACGAACGGCTCGAGGCACCGTTGGCGAGATCGGCCTTCTCCACCAGCAGCACCCGGTAGCCGGCGGCCGAGATCTCGCGGGCCGCGCTTGTTCCGTTTATGCCGCCGCCGATGACGGCAACGTCGAAACGGCTCGTGATGGGTGCCGGCCTCGTCATGCTGATCCGTCACCACGCTCCCAGAGAAGTCGGTAACGAGAGCAAAGCACCAGTTTTAAAATGATCAAAATAGAATGTTTGACGATCGGTATGCATAAGATGCATATTGGGCACTGACCTCCAACGGGTCGTCCAATGCCGTGAGCCTGAGGAAGGGATGGGGCGACCGGGAGCGGAATATCTAGCTCTTGGGATCGGATTGAAGCTCGGATTGCCGCACGAATCCTGCCTCCACCATGCGCACGCAAACTTCAGGCGCGACTTCGGCGAGAGGGCGCATCAGGGCCTCGGTCACCCCAAGTGGCGTTGCGGTCGAATGGATGATCGTCTCGTAGCTATGACCCTGCCTCAGCAGTTCACCTGTCGCGATCAGGCTCTCGGCGATCATTATGTCGAGCGAAGCCGGAGAAATCGTATCGGTTCGCGCGGCATTCGCCGATACGAATGCGCGGGCGAAAAGGGCCAGAACAGCGATCGCGGAGCTCGCAACGTTCGATGCGACCCGAATATCCGCCTCGTTCACGTCGAAGGGCTGGCTGAACCGCGAGAACCAGCCCTTCACCAGGGCGATGTCAGCCGGGGTCGCAGCCGGACCGGCGACCACAGGCACGGCGCCGCAACCGACCGCCTGAGCAGTCGTCGGGATGGCCTTGACCACCGGATTGGCTGTCCATTGTCCGAGCGTCTCGAGGGCGACGCCATTCGTAACCGAAACGATGACGGTCTTGGGTGCGAGATGGGGGGCAAATGCCGCGAGCACGTCTGGATACGCTTGTGGCGATACCGCCAGGATCAGTAGATCTGCGCGCGATGCCCAGTCTAGCTCGCCAGTCCGCAGGCCCGGCACTTCAGCAATAAGAGCGTCGCGCGCTTCTCGGTTGCGCCCGACGACTGCAATCGTGTCGGAAGCCGATGCCCTGCTGGCCGCTTTCGCCAGGATTGCCGCCAAACGCCCGGTTCCGGCGATCAGGATGGTCAGCGCACGTGAGATCATGATGTCTGCGTACTCTCCAAACGATTATCGCGGCAACTGCCGCAATGCCAGATCGCGTTCGGTGGCGAGTAGATCGAGCAGAGCCTCGACCGCGCGGTTGGCGGAACGCGTGTCTGGCCGAAGCAGTGCGACATTGAACGGTATCGTTGGCGAGAAGGGGATCAGTCGGACATGTTCGTCGCTTTGGCTCACGGCCGTATAGGGGTCGATCAGCCCGATGCCGATCCCACTCTTCACCATTTCCCAGACCGCGGCCGAGAT carries:
- a CDS encoding transporter substrate-binding domain-containing protein gives rise to the protein MPSFMKSTVLGALMVSVVSACAVLASSASQAADGRLKEILDRGSVRVGVQGAFKPWSFPATDGSLQGIEVDLAKSVAEALGVKFEPVVITSANRIQMLQQGKIDLIIGGMYDTADRRKVIGIIEPSYWTSGPTLLAKKGVIKDWKDIADKPVCGKQGNAYNKMAETQLKTKLTAYAGNTEGKEALRSGKCVAWLYDDVSIMADLELPEWADYEMPVRTLYTNPWAAAVPLEEQNKGWGVFMTGMAYRWQAEGTLIDLAKKWNVKLDPWFAEQNHKLKWDTSYLAPKN
- a CDS encoding pyrroline-5-carboxylate reductase family protein, translating into MISRALTILIAGTGRLAAILAKAASRASASDTIAVVGRNREARDALIAEVPGLRTGELDWASRADLLILAVSPQAYPDVLAAFAPHLAPKTVIVSVTNGVALETLGQWTANPVVKAIPTTAQAVGCGAVPVVAGPAATPADIALVKGWFSRFSQPFDVNEADIRVASNVASSAIAVLALFARAFVSANAARTDTISPASLDIMIAESLIATGELLRQGHSYETIIHSTATPLGVTEALMRPLAEVAPEVCVRMVEAGFVRQSELQSDPKS
- a CDS encoding FAD-dependent oxidoreductase, which gives rise to MTRPAPITSRFDVAVIGGGINGTSAAREISAAGYRVLLVEKADLANGASSRSSRILHCGLRYFETRHPVRTFARSPGRFLGALKMAKAAMESREELAHLRPERCKPFTMCFPLYANDDIRGWHLDIGFALLKRLAPSGPPLDYRRIRDGIDQTLPFAADLRDRGELSSIATYREYMIDSPDRICVDNALEAERNGAELRLFTMATLRERSANGDWVVDLCDQSGCRQAIGAKVVLNLAGTWIDGILPAGRASNRPLVRGTKGAHIVVRLPERYRSFGIATLHRGGLPFYCLPLENDWFCFGPTETPFDDDADTTRTNGDDIDFLLGEANHLLPGLSLQRKDIAFTWAGVRPLTFDPDQPMGRRTREIHDLTDRGLPRVLALTAGPVQSHLSAARELRDAVAKILPLPQSALAVANQNTKPPSAMSGSGSDRREAYRKAVSEEHARDLRGILYTRTGRAWGHHVERDLVTHAALSVADLLGWSAEQVHAEVDAFLEHQKTCFPRGDAA